Proteins from one Aspergillus nidulans FGSC A4 chromosome VIII genomic window:
- a CDS encoding uncharacterized protein (transcript_id=CADANIAT00002750), which produces MAVISLGVFEHISNFESWVRHVKGAAALVVARGKSQFARRSAILMFNQVRADMATACIQTVQPFPADLQELQEEATKYTDRWDASWLAGILATRCATLFAGVAKKHQDKFLETPRSWADFLEEAIAIQSDFQHVLDMLALQEPYITTRELRGSTTFVSCNGQYDLYKTTWAIRLWNNCRTVEIIVCKIICWLINQILTEESARPASSQLKLQSKLRYTMQVISRRSTDILASVPQGLGLVSVPDADIPQEPSVSGGYMLIWNLYTVGKSPAISAQDRQWIIKQLKGISERANIAMAFELAKDLVKIGRTEH; this is translated from the coding sequence ATGGCGGTGATCTCGCTGGGAGTCTTCGAGCACATCTCCAACTTTGAGTCTTGGGTTCGACATGTCAAAGGAGCGGCCGCGTTGGTGGTTGCCCGCGGCAAATCGCAATTCGCCCGTAGGTCTGCCATCCTGATGTTCAACCAGGTGCGCGCCGATATGGCAACGGCTTGTATCCAGACCGTGCAGCCGTTTCCGGCCGacttgcaggagctgcaggaagaGGCGACCAAATATACCGACCGTTGGGATGCATCATGGCTAGCTGGCATCCTCGCCACGCGGTGCGCAACTCTTTTCGCGGGCGTCGCAAAGAAGCATCAGGACAAGTTTCTAGAGACACCCAGATCCTGGGCGGACTTTCTAGAAGAAGCAATCGCGATTCAGAGTGATTTTCAGCATGTTCTTGATATGCTCGCTCTGCAAGAACCGTACATAACTACCAGGGAACTCCGTGGGAGTACGACTTTCGTTTCTTGTAATGGCCAATATGACCTATACAAGACAACCTGGGCAATAAGGCTTTGGAACAACTGTCGAACGGTGGAAATTATCGTTTGCAAGATTATATGCTGGCTTATAAACCAGATCCTGACAGAGGAGTCGGCTCGTCCCGCTTCGAGCCAGCTGAAGCTTCAATCAAAGCTCCGGTATACCATGCAGGTTATTTCAAGACGAAGCACGGACATCCTGGCCAGTGTTCCACAGGGTCTAGGGCTCGTCTCGGTCCCTGATGCGGATATACCCCAGGAACCCAGCGTGTCGGGTGGGTATATGCTGATCTGGAATCTGTATACCGTCGGTAAATCTCCTGCTATCAGTGCTCAAGATCGCCAATGGATCATCAAGCAACTGAAGGGTATCAGTGAGCGCGCAAACATTGCAATGGCATTCGAGCTCGCGAAGGATCTTGTTAAAATAGGACGAACTGAGCATTGA
- a CDS encoding uncharacterized protein (transcript_id=CADANIAT00002751), whose amino-acid sequence MSCIKDEDTSKIFPTLKHSPSLKGFTHLASDGVYRSFSSSGEVVDYKQLSPTEITKMLEFFEKHTHNSESFQESRKKFEGVDGRNVTDLEQLLHPGREIRPLRFRE is encoded by the exons ATGTCTTGCATA AAAGACGAAGACACATCGAAGATCTTCCCAACCCTCAAACACTCGCCATCGCTGAAAGGCTTCACCCATCTTGCTAGCGACGGAGTGTACCGCAGTTTTAGCTCGAGTGGCGAGGTGGTAGATTACAAGCAATTAAGCCCAACAGAAATTACAAAGATGCTGGAGTTCTTCGAAAAACATACGCACAACTCAGAGAGTTTTCAGGAGTCTAGGAAGAAATTTGAGGGCGTGGATGGCAGAAACGTGACCGACTTGGAGCAACTGCTTCACCCAGGACGAGAAATTCGTCCACTGAGATTTAGAGAGTGA
- a CDS encoding protein lbuA (transcript_id=CADANIAT00002752) — protein sequence MRSIFLAVLGLMATSSLAAPRVAAQEGISAFDAMAKLKSVPLGYVHIADDGVARAYDENESVIDYVPLTNDQLKHLLQNLPEAWKKEEDHLHAVFDAVDGREANLAPVVMLVGSWAAGAVRRLMLPYQEEEVFAFSEKIGTFLLPYTLPSS from the exons ATGCGTTCAATTTTCCTTGCGGTGCTGGGCCTGATGGCAACATCGTCACTCGCGGCTCCCAGGGTAGCCGCTCAGGAGGGCATCAGTGCTTTCGAcgccatggccaagttgaAATCCGTACCTCTGGGATATGTCCACATCGCGGACGACGGTGTGGCACGAGCTTACGACGAAAACGAATCCGTCATTGACTATGTTCCCTTGACCAATGACCAGctcaagcatctgcttcaGAACCTTCCCGAAGcatggaagaaggaagaggatcaTTTGCACGCTGTCTTCGATGCTGTCGACGGACGCGAA GCCAACCTTGCACCAGTGGTGATGCTTGTCGGTTCTTGGGCTGCCGGGGCTGTGCGCAGATTGATGCTGCCTtaccaggaggaggaggtgtttGCTTTTAGTGAAAAGATTGGAACCTTTCTGTTGCCCTACACCTTGCCATCTTCCTAA